The genomic interval TTAAAACAACTGGATGAAGTTCAAATTATTGGAATGGTTCAAAACAGCAACGACGGTATCAAATTGGTAGAGGAATTCAATCCGGACATCGTATTTCTAGATATTGAAATGCCGAATCAAAATGGATTTGATTTCTTAGCTCAATTTACAACCATTCCATTCAAAGTTATTTTCACTACTGCTTATGACCAATATGCCGTGAAAGCTTTGCGTATGAATGCATTGGATTACTTATTGAAACCTATTGATAAAACAGATTTAATTCAGGCATTAGACAATTACAAAATCGAGAATCAGAAAATCACTGATGAACAAATCCAAAACTTGCATTTGTTTCGAAATGGTAAAATTCAAGATACGATTGCTCTTTCCACTCAATCTGGGTTAATCTTCATCAAAATCGAAGAAATCATGTATTTAGAAGCGAGTAGTAGCTATACTTATTTGATTATGAAAGATAAGACGAAGCACTTGGCAAGCAAAACCATGGCAACTTTCGAAGATGTTTTGATAGACAATCCAATCTTTTTCAGAGCTCATAAATCACATATTGTCAATTTGAAAAGCATCAAACAATACATTCGTGGAGATGGAGGTGAACTAATCCTAGAAGATGGAAAGTCCGTTTCGCTAAGTCGTAGTAAAAAACAAGAATTTTTAGAACTCTTTATGAAGATTTAAGCAAACTCAGACAATTCAATCCAGCGTTCTGTTTTCTCATCTATCTCTGAAACAATTGCACCCAACTTCACTCCTGCTTCCATCAATTTTTCGTTATTCGAACTTGAATCAGATAATACGTTTGTCCATTTGGTTTTCTCTTCTTCCAAACGCTCCAGGTCTTTCTCAATCTGATCGAATTCGCTTTTTTCCTTGAATGATAATTTGCGTTTCTCTTTCGGAGCTTCTTCAGAAATCTGCTTCACTTTGACAACTTCAACGGGTTTATCATCTGTTGATTTATCTTTTTTGTAATCCGCTGCAGTTTGTTTTCTGTATTCAGTGTAGTTACCAATGATATCTTTGATTGCACCTTGTCCTTCAAAAACGAACAAGTGATCAACCATTTTATCCATGAAATAACGGTCATGCGAAACAACAATCAAACAACCTTCAAATGTTCTCAAGTAATCTTCCAAAACACTCATTACGAAGATGTCCAAATCATTTGTAGGCTCATCCAAAATCAAGAAATTGGGATTCGACATCAAAACGGTCATCAATTTCAAACGTCGTTTTTCTCCTCCACTTAGTTTGTGAACGAAGTTGTAATGCATGTGACGCGCAAACAAGAATTTTTCTAAAAATTGCGCTGCAGAAAGTTGTTTCCCTTTTTCCAATGGAATAAACTCAGCAATATCTCGAATAACGTCAATGACCTTTTTATCTTCATCTACTTTGATTAATTCCTGACTGTAATAACCAAAGACGACCGTTTCACCGGTAACTACTTTTCCTTTGTCAACTTCTTCCCTACTTTGAATCATATTCAAGAAAGTAGATTTTCCTGTTCCGTTGTTTCCAACAATTCCCAAGCGCTCTTTTCGCTGAAAATTGTAGGAAAAATTATCCAAAATAATTTTATCGCCGTAAGACTTTCCAATTTTATGCAATTCCAGAATTTTAGAACCCAATCGCTCCATTTTCACTGGAATATCGATTTCATCATCGTCGATTCGTTGACTGGCAACTTTCTTAATGTCTTGAAAACTATCTACGCGGGCTTTTTGTTTCGTTCCGCGCGCTTTTGGCTGTCTCCGAATCCAATCTAATTCCTTCTTGAAAGTATTTCTAGCTTTATCGATAGTAGATTGCAACTGATCTTGTCGTTCGGCCTTTTTCTCCAGATAATACGAGAAATTTCCTTTGTATTTATAAAGCGTTTTGTCTTCTAACTCATAAATGGTATCACAAACCACTTCCAGGAAATAACGGTCGTGCGTTACCATTAAAATAGTCGATTTTGACTTGGAAAGATATTCCTCCAGCCATTCAATCATATCCAAATCCAAATGATTGGTAGGCTCATCCAAGATTAAAAAATCTGCTTCTGCAACTAAAACCTGCGCAAGTGCAACCCGTTTTTTCTGTCCACCAGAAAGACTTCCAACCAATAAACTTGTATCATTCAATTTAAGAACCGAAAGAATCTGATTAACCTTCACCTCCATGTCCCAAGCATTCAGCTCCGTCAATTCTTCATAACATTCATGGATTGCAGCTTCGTTTCCTTCACGCAATGCTTGATTGTATTTCTTAACGATTTGAAGTTCGGGTAAATCGTGAGAAAAAACAGCTTCTAAAATGGTGTGTGTTTCATCCAACGTTTCTGTTTGCTGCATAAAAGCAACGCGCAAATCATTTCTGTAAACAACTCTTCCTGAATCGATTTGTTCCAGATTCATCAAACAACGAAGCAAAGTGGTTTTCCCATTTCCGTTTTTTGCCACGATGGCAACCTTGTCTCCTTGGTCGATACCAAAGGTAATATCTGAGAAGATTACGCGATCCCCAAAGGACTTCGTAAGGTTTTCAACGGAAAGAAAATTCATGCTAATTGTTGTTTTGAAAGTGCAACGCTTGGGCTAAAGCTTCAGCGACGGCACAAAGATAGGGGATAATTACGAATTACGAATGAAAACAATGGGAATAGAAAATATTAGACTTAAGATGAAATACTATAGACTTTAGACTAATTCTAGACTTGCGTCTTTTGTCTATAGTCTTAAGTCATTTCTAGTCTCCATTTTCAATTATCTCAGTCTATTCAACGAGTCAATCGTCTTTTTGTCTTTTCGAACTCCTCTGATTCCAAGGAATACAAAAATGAAAGCTGCAGCATGTAAATAGAAAACAATACCGTATGACAAGTTTGTTGCACCTTCGTTACACATCGTACATTGCATTGGTTCAGCAATTGATCCTAAAACAATCCAAGCTGAACTCAGAATATTCAACACCAACAAAATCCATCCTAAGAATATCTGACGATGACGCATTTTGAATGAAAAAATAATCATCAATGCAAAGATTATTTGAACCAATGAAAGCATCCAGAAATCCACTTTTTTTCCTTCTGCATCAACCCCTCTAAAAAGATGATATGCTGTTGAATGAACAAACGTCCCTTGATCGAAAGAAAATAAATCAGTTCCAAAAAGTGTTGTTGCAACCAAAATTGCTGCTATTAAAAAGTAAACGGTTTGAATGCGCTGAATCATGTTTTTGAATATTTGGCTTCAAAGTTATCATTTTCGATGCTATACAATTCCATTCAAGTACATTTTAATCAATGATTTTAGAACATTTATTGTTTTTTGAAATTGTTATGGAAAAACAAAGTAGTTTACATCTTATTGCTGAAACGAATTAGAAACCAAACTTATCTACTATGAAAAATGTAGGAATTCAAAAAGCTTGTTCAGAAGATTGGAGCAAGATGACACCGACAGAAAAAGGAGCTTTTTGCCAAAAGTGCGTCAAACATGTTCACGATTTCACGAATAAATCAACCGATGAAATCAAACGTACTTTACTGAAATTTAAAGGTCAGGAAGTTTGCGGACGAATGACCATCGATCAGGAAATAGCTTTGAATGCAGAATTTGATGATTTGATGAGAAGCAATAAAACCAACTTCCAACATCTTTTCATTATGGCTTTGATGATTGTTTTTGGATTAACGCTTTTCAGCTGTGAAGACGAACGAGACCAACAAAAAATTGTCGCTACGCAAGCAGCTATCACTAAAATTATTGAACAGAAAGATATCGTAGAAGAAATCACTATTCCAAATGTCGACAATATTTTTGTGCGAGAAATAGACGTCGAATCTATTTCATTTTCACAAGATTCCTTCGTCGAAGTCATTGACGAAGTCGAAATTGTAGGATATCCAGAAACACACATTAGTCACATATTGGGTGGAATTGGCAGCAGCCCTATCTACTTGGAATACCTTGAACCTTTAACTCGAGAAGTCGAATTAGATGAAAACGGAGATCCGATTCCAACGGAATTTAAAGCTTTTGCATTTCCAAATCCAGCTGTGGAAAGTACAACTATAGAAATCCAAGCTCCTCAAAAAGAACACATGGACATCCAGTTATACGATACCAGTGGAAAGCGAATCAAAGAAATCTACTCTGGAAAAATTTCCAAAGGCACTTTCCGCCAACTTATTGATTTAACAGATTTGACTAGCGGGATCTATTTGATAATTATTCAGTCTAAAGATTTCAAGGAAACTGTTCGAATTTTGAAGAACTAGAAGATTCACATAAGACATTGATTTTACCAAATGATAAAGATACCGCTCGTTTGATAGAGTGATAACTAAAAACGGTCAGATTGCAAAACAATCTGACCGTTTACCTAACCATTACTACCTAAACTAAAGTGGTAATCGGATCATAGTTAATTTGCTGCGTATAAAATATAAGATCCCGAAACATAGGAATTGGATGCGTAATCCCAAAACCCGTTCCAATCACCAACTGCAGGATTACTTGAATTTCCGTCTCCATTGGTATCTCCGCCATTCGCATCATCTTTATAAGAAGTGAAAACCACTCCTGAACCCAAATTAATGTGATTATTCGTACCTCTGGAAATTCCCCAACTCGATGACATGAATTTTAAAACCACATTATTTCCAATATTTACATTGCGAACTGCTGCACTACCTCCACCGCTAAAATCCGTCATAAAAACGTAGGGAACCTCTGAAACATTGTAGCTCACGCTGGCTCCAATACCTCCCCACATGAAGATACCATTTCGGGTATTTTTTTGATTCACATTCGCTGGATTATGAAAACTATTATTGGTGTTTACAGTATAATCAAAACTACAGTACAAAGGTCGGTCATTGTCGTAAAAAACGTTGTTTGTAAAAACAGAAACTGAAGGATCACTCATATAACTTCCTCCATGAAACACATAAGCTCCTGAAGAAGAATTACTACTCAAAGTATGTGCGAAAGTACAATGATCGAATGTGAATATAGGACCTGCAACAGAAATTTCCACCGCATTGTAATCACTTCTTCCTGAATATAAAATATCGCAATATGCAAACGAATTATTCGTTCCCCCATTCAGGTAAATGTTTTGCCAATCCCCCTTTAAAGGGCCTGTAGCGGTTCCGTCTCCGTTAGAATCTCCACAATAAGTATCATCTTTGATGGATGTGAAAGTAATGTGTTGTGAAGAAGTTCCATTAGCACTTATTTTTCCAGAATTAATGACTTCAAAACCTCCAGAAACATCCAGTTTAATAATCGCACCCGCTTCAATCGTTAAAACAGAAGTAACGGTTACTTTACTTGTCACTGCATACACATTTCCAGCAGTCCAGGTTGTGGGCGTGGAAATCGTCACTGCAATCCCCGTAGGATTTACTTCTACCACATTGCAATTTGTTGGTGTAGGTGTGGGAGTTGGTTCAGGTTCAGGCTCCGGATTATTCTTCTTACACGAAACGAACACCAATGCAAGTGATAAAACCGACCACATTGCTACTCTTATTTTTCTCTTCATAACTCTTTGTTTTTAAGCAAAAGTAGTTTGAAGAAGAGGGGTTGTCAATCAACCGTTTGGTTCATTTTAAGGAGAGTTCATAGAAGGTTCATAGAAGGTTCAAAGGGTTCAAAGGGTTCAAAG from Fluviicola taffensis DSM 16823 carries:
- a CDS encoding LytR/AlgR family response regulator transcription factor gives rise to the protein MIKVLLIDDEKHCLITLEFILKQLDEVQIIGMVQNSNDGIKLVEEFNPDIVFLDIEMPNQNGFDFLAQFTTIPFKVIFTTAYDQYAVKALRMNALDYLLKPIDKTDLIQALDNYKIENQKITDEQIQNLHLFRNGKIQDTIALSTQSGLIFIKIEEIMYLEASSSYTYLIMKDKTKHLASKTMATFEDVLIDNPIFFRAHKSHIVNLKSIKQYIRGDGGELILEDGKSVSLSRSKKQEFLELFMKI
- a CDS encoding ABC-F family ATP-binding cassette domain-containing protein: MNFLSVENLTKSFGDRVIFSDITFGIDQGDKVAIVAKNGNGKTTLLRCLMNLEQIDSGRVVYRNDLRVAFMQQTETLDETHTILEAVFSHDLPELQIVKKYNQALREGNEAAIHECYEELTELNAWDMEVKVNQILSVLKLNDTSLLVGSLSGGQKKRVALAQVLVAEADFLILDEPTNHLDLDMIEWLEEYLSKSKSTILMVTHDRYFLEVVCDTIYELEDKTLYKYKGNFSYYLEKKAERQDQLQSTIDKARNTFKKELDWIRRQPKARGTKQKARVDSFQDIKKVASQRIDDDEIDIPVKMERLGSKILELHKIGKSYGDKIILDNFSYNFQRKERLGIVGNNGTGKSTFLNMIQSREEVDKGKVVTGETVVFGYYSQELIKVDEDKKVIDVIRDIAEFIPLEKGKQLSAAQFLEKFLFARHMHYNFVHKLSGGEKRRLKLMTVLMSNPNFLILDEPTNDLDIFVMSVLEDYLRTFEGCLIVVSHDRYFMDKMVDHLFVFEGQGAIKDIIGNYTEYRKQTAADYKKDKSTDDKPVEVVKVKQISEEAPKEKRKLSFKEKSEFDQIEKDLERLEEEKTKWTNVLSDSSSNNEKLMEAGVKLGAIVSEIDEKTERWIELSEFA
- a CDS encoding DUF4293 domain-containing protein, which codes for MIQRIQTVYFLIAAILVATTLFGTDLFSFDQGTFVHSTAYHLFRGVDAEGKKVDFWMLSLVQIIFALMIIFSFKMRHRQIFLGWILLVLNILSSAWIVLGSIAEPMQCTMCNEGATNLSYGIVFYLHAAAFIFVFLGIRGVRKDKKTIDSLNRLR
- a CDS encoding T9SS type A sorting domain-containing protein, translated to MKNVGIQKACSEDWSKMTPTEKGAFCQKCVKHVHDFTNKSTDEIKRTLLKFKGQEVCGRMTIDQEIALNAEFDDLMRSNKTNFQHLFIMALMIVFGLTLFSCEDERDQQKIVATQAAITKIIEQKDIVEEITIPNVDNIFVREIDVESISFSQDSFVEVIDEVEIVGYPETHISHILGGIGSSPIYLEYLEPLTREVELDENGDPIPTEFKAFAFPNPAVESTTIEIQAPQKEHMDIQLYDTSGKRIKEIYSGKISKGTFRQLIDLTDLTSGIYLIIIQSKDFKETVRILKN